Proteins from a genomic interval of Pseudomonas silesiensis:
- a CDS encoding ABC transporter permease, with protein MNPSSSALASRGGYVPRRKRPSIWLLLPVLLLVVLSLLPLAYVGLKTWQAGWAEALHLLWRPYVFGLLRNTLALMIGVTLACGVIGLSLAWLLERSNLPGRRVWGVILCLPFAVPAFVSSFTWVSLSAHFEGLGGAILVMSLSKYPLIFLPVAATLRNLDPSLEESARTLGQNRLGVFFRVTLPLLWPSLLAGSLLIALHMLVEFGALSIIGLQTFTTAIYQQFELEFSNANAAMLSAVLLGLCLILLWLELRVRGKGRHVRTGQGAARRAEQVRLGPWATVGQLYCLMLAIIGSGIPLGMLAYWLAVGSSAAFPVAAISEALLSSLALSLGGAALCLVLAVPVGLLVVRHKGRLAIWAERLPYLLHALPGLVIALTLVYFALHYVPVLYQTSALLLIAYALLFLPLAQAPIRTALNKAAPQLEEAARTLGASSFSAFCRVTLPIIFPALGAAFALVFLDAMKELTATLLLSPTGLNTLATEVWAHTANVEFAAAAPYAALLILVSGLPVYLLTTRMYLSR; from the coding sequence ATGAACCCATCGTCATCCGCCCTCGCCTCGCGCGGGGGTTACGTACCACGGCGCAAACGACCTTCGATCTGGTTGCTGTTACCGGTGCTGCTGCTGGTTGTGCTCAGCCTGCTGCCGCTGGCTTATGTCGGGCTCAAGACCTGGCAAGCGGGCTGGGCCGAAGCGCTGCACCTGCTGTGGCGGCCGTATGTGTTCGGCCTGCTGCGCAACACCCTGGCACTGATGATCGGCGTGACCCTGGCCTGCGGTGTGATCGGTCTGTCACTGGCCTGGCTGCTGGAGCGCAGCAATCTGCCGGGACGCCGAGTGTGGGGCGTGATCCTGTGCCTGCCGTTCGCCGTGCCGGCGTTCGTCAGCAGTTTTACCTGGGTCTCCCTGAGCGCTCACTTCGAAGGCCTGGGCGGGGCAATCCTGGTGATGAGCCTGTCCAAGTATCCGCTGATATTCTTGCCGGTGGCCGCGACGCTGCGCAATCTCGACCCTTCTCTCGAGGAGTCCGCCCGCACACTGGGGCAGAACCGCTTGGGGGTGTTCTTCAGGGTGACCTTGCCACTGCTCTGGCCATCGTTGCTCGCCGGCTCCCTGCTGATCGCCCTGCACATGCTGGTGGAATTCGGCGCCTTGTCGATCATTGGCCTGCAGACCTTCACCACGGCGATCTATCAGCAATTCGAACTGGAATTCAGCAACGCCAACGCGGCGATGCTTTCGGCGGTATTGCTAGGATTGTGCCTGATACTGCTATGGCTGGAGTTGCGAGTGCGCGGCAAAGGCCGACACGTGCGCACCGGGCAAGGCGCGGCACGCCGGGCAGAACAGGTTCGCCTGGGCCCCTGGGCGACGGTCGGACAGCTCTATTGCTTGATGCTGGCGATCATCGGCAGCGGCATTCCACTGGGAATGCTGGCGTACTGGTTGGCGGTGGGATCGTCAGCGGCGTTCCCGGTGGCCGCGATCAGCGAGGCCTTGCTCTCGTCTCTGGCGCTGTCCCTCGGTGGCGCAGCGTTGTGCCTGGTGCTGGCCGTTCCAGTGGGCTTGCTGGTGGTGCGCCACAAGGGTCGGCTGGCGATCTGGGCCGAGCGCCTGCCGTACCTGCTGCACGCACTGCCAGGGCTGGTGATTGCCCTGACACTGGTGTACTTCGCGCTGCACTATGTGCCGGTGCTGTACCAGACCTCGGCATTGTTGTTGATCGCTTATGCGCTGCTGTTCCTGCCGCTGGCTCAAGCGCCGATCCGCACGGCGCTGAACAAGGCGGCACCGCAGCTGGAAGAGGCCGCGCGCACGTTGGGGGCGTCGTCTTTCAGTGCATTTTGCCGGGTGACCCTGCCGATCATCTTCCCGGCGCTGGGGGCAGCGTTTGCGCTGGTGTTCCTGGATGCGATGAAGGAGCTGACGGCGACTTTGCTGTTGAGTCCTACCGGGCTTAACACCTTGGCGACAGAAGTTTGGGCGCATACCGCGAATGTGGAATTTGCGGCGGCGGCGCCTTATGCGGCGTTGCTGATACTGGTGTCGGGGCTGCCGGTTTACCTGCTGACAACCCGGATGTATTTGAGCCGTTGA
- the rlmB gene encoding 23S rRNA (guanosine(2251)-2'-O)-methyltransferase RlmB has protein sequence MSQLEKIYGVHAVEALLRHHPKRVKQIWLAEGRSDPRVQTLIELANENRVSVGNAERRELDAWVEGVHQGVVAEVSPSQVWGEAMLDELLDRTEGAPLLLVLDGVTDPHNLGACLRSADAAGALAVIVPKDKSATLTPTVRKVACGAAEVIPLVAVTNLARTLEKLKQRGLWVVGTAGEAEQSLYQHDMTGPTILIMGAEGSGMRRLTRDLCDYLVHLPMAGSVSSLNVSVATGVCLFEAQRQRSVKAAGTGKKS, from the coding sequence ATGAGTCAGTTGGAAAAGATCTACGGCGTACATGCTGTAGAAGCGTTGCTGCGTCACCACCCCAAGCGCGTCAAGCAGATCTGGCTGGCCGAAGGCCGCAGTGATCCGCGGGTTCAGACACTGATCGAGCTGGCCAACGAAAATCGCGTATCAGTCGGCAATGCTGAGCGTCGTGAGCTCGATGCCTGGGTTGAAGGCGTGCACCAAGGCGTGGTGGCGGAGGTGAGTCCGAGCCAGGTCTGGGGCGAGGCGATGCTCGACGAGTTGCTCGACCGCACCGAAGGCGCACCGCTGTTGCTGGTGCTGGACGGCGTGACCGACCCGCACAACCTCGGCGCTTGCCTGCGTTCGGCCGATGCGGCGGGTGCGCTGGCGGTGATCGTGCCCAAGGACAAGTCAGCGACCCTGACCCCGACGGTACGTAAGGTTGCTTGCGGTGCGGCGGAAGTCATTCCGTTGGTGGCCGTGACCAACCTGGCGCGCACCTTGGAGAAACTCAAGCAGCGTGGCTTGTGGGTTGTCGGTACGGCGGGCGAGGCTGAGCAGAGCCTGTATCAGCATGACATGACTGGCCCGACCATCCTGATCATGGGCGCGGAAGGCAGCGGCATGCGTCGCCTGACTCGTGACCTTTGTGACTACCTGGTACACCTGCCGATGGCCGGTAGCGTCAGCAGTCTCAACGTGTCCGTGGCGACGGGCGTTTGCTTGTTCGAAGCCCAGCGTCAGCGCAGCGTAAAAGCAGCCGGAACCGGCAAAAAGTCTTAA
- the rpsF gene encoding 30S ribosomal protein S6 codes for MRHYEIIFLVHPDQSEQVGGMVERYTKLIEEDGGKIHRLEDWGRRQLAYAINNVHKAHYVMLNVECTGKALAELEDNFRYNDAVIRNLVIRREEAVTGQSEMLKAEENRSERRERRDRPEHEGAESADSDDSDNSDNADE; via the coding sequence ATGCGTCATTACGAAATCATCTTTTTGGTCCACCCGGATCAAAGCGAGCAAGTCGGCGGCATGGTTGAGCGTTACACCAAGCTGATCGAAGAAGACGGCGGCAAAATCCACCGTCTGGAAGATTGGGGCCGTCGTCAACTGGCCTACGCAATCAACAATGTTCACAAGGCTCACTACGTGATGCTGAACGTTGAGTGCACTGGCAAGGCCCTGGCCGAGCTGGAAGACAACTTCCGCTACAACGATGCAGTGATCCGTAACCTGGTCATCCGTCGCGAAGAAGCCGTTACCGGCCAATCCGAGATGCTCAAGGCTGAAGAAAACCGCAGTGAGCGCCGTGAGCGTCGCGACCGTCCTGAGCACGAAGGCGCTGAAAGCGCTGACAGTGATGACAGCGACAACAGCGATAACGCTGACGAGTAA
- a CDS encoding extracellular solute-binding protein, which translates to MLFRNTLRRGLTITLFGLALATPLTQAADPVSLTLYNGQHKEVGDAIAKAFEAKTGIHVNVRKGSSNQLASQVVEEGDRSPADVIYTEESPPLNKLGEQGLLAQTDAATLAVLPKDYVAGNGTWIGITARVRVVAFNPKLIDEKDLPKSVMEFSDPKWQGKVGFVPTSGAFQEQAVAIIKVHGMDAAEEWLTGLRAFGKTYSNNMVALKAVENGEVATVLVNNYYWFALQREKGQLDSKLHYFTGGDVGGLITVSSAAVLKSSKHPKQAQQFLAYMASEEGQRVITQTTAEYPLHKGMQSDRGLKPFGELEAPKVTPADLGNAEEALDLERDVGLN; encoded by the coding sequence ATGTTGTTTCGAAATACCCTGCGCCGCGGCCTGACCATCACCCTGTTTGGCCTGGCATTGGCCACTCCCCTCACCCAGGCCGCCGATCCAGTTTCCCTGACGCTCTATAACGGACAACACAAGGAAGTCGGCGATGCTATCGCCAAAGCCTTTGAAGCCAAGACCGGCATTCACGTCAATGTGCGCAAGGGCAGCAGCAACCAGCTCGCCAGCCAGGTCGTCGAAGAAGGCGACCGCTCCCCTGCCGACGTGATCTACACCGAAGAGTCGCCACCACTGAACAAGCTCGGCGAACAGGGCTTGCTGGCGCAGACCGATGCCGCCACCCTCGCCGTTCTGCCGAAAGACTACGTTGCCGGCAATGGCACCTGGATCGGCATCACCGCACGAGTCCGCGTCGTCGCCTTCAACCCGAAACTGATCGACGAAAAAGACCTGCCCAAGTCGGTGATGGAGTTTTCCGATCCGAAATGGCAAGGCAAGGTCGGCTTCGTGCCTACCAGCGGCGCGTTCCAGGAACAGGCGGTGGCGATCATCAAGGTGCACGGCATGGATGCGGCTGAAGAGTGGCTGACCGGTCTGCGTGCGTTCGGCAAGACCTACAGCAACAATATGGTTGCCCTGAAGGCTGTGGAAAACGGCGAAGTCGCCACCGTGCTGGTGAACAACTACTACTGGTTCGCCCTGCAGCGTGAAAAAGGCCAGCTCGATTCGAAACTGCATTACTTCACCGGTGGCGACGTCGGCGGTTTGATCACGGTTTCCAGCGCGGCCGTGCTCAAATCCAGCAAACATCCGAAGCAAGCCCAGCAATTCCTCGCCTACATGGCCAGTGAAGAAGGCCAGCGGGTGATCACCCAGACCACCGCCGAATACCCGCTGCACAAAGGCATGCAATCGGATCGCGGCCTCAAGCCGTTCGGCGAACTGGAGGCACCAAAGGTCACGCCAGCCGATCTTGGCAATGCCGAAGAAGCCCTGGACCTGGAACGTGACGTTGGCTTGAACTGA
- a CDS encoding methyl-accepting chemotaxis protein: protein MSAVLSLLQSRLLRPVFVTLGIALLVQVLVAVALTRSTVTALEADLAVRLGADSQKLSGELEQAGREVTSSLDSLSTNTRQRLTAGLSSRLKDEQAQLRATLEKDLKDSANDMAQLLASVAPRAMWDSDVPTLSEFARRAQRNPNVLFVVYDDATGQHLTRYLNRENPINKALLEKGQGERALDKVLDAAKNDPSVYYLEASINPNGVEIGKVLMGVSTASVEADVAALDKRFLALIASSDELVGDSLKGAAADSATAMRARLQSAQATASEMKSNTTDTVQEAATTLRWRIGMGLAVVGFAVLLLLAVVLGRRVVNRLKMLIAAMDDLAAGEGDLTKRVQINSKDEIGDMASAVNRFVDKLQPIVREAGDVAQRTGVEIGAMTLRNAGADAAAGLQRDEVAESLRALSQMADDAQSESHAMQAALQQVVDIRSATDENTRTSAKVGSLIEALAGQVDTGSKVIERLAQQSEQIEVVLTVIHGIAEQTNLLALNAAIEAARAGETGRGFAVVADEVRALASKTQSSTGDIQAHIVALQEGAREAVAAIGQAGRQASEGLLVLRDSARLQQSVQASVERVHSAIGLATQAAAHQAQGAQAVRGRVETIHAQAEKAAQAVVETTASGKVLDGLAAQLKASLGQFRA from the coding sequence GTGTCGGCCGTTCTCTCTCTGTTACAAAGCCGTTTATTGCGGCCCGTGTTCGTTACCTTGGGTATCGCTCTCCTGGTGCAAGTGCTGGTGGCTGTCGCCCTGACGCGGAGCACGGTGACTGCGCTTGAGGCCGATCTGGCCGTTCGCCTGGGTGCCGACAGTCAAAAACTCTCTGGCGAACTGGAGCAGGCCGGGCGTGAAGTCACGTCGAGCCTCGATAGCCTTTCGACCAACACCCGCCAGCGCCTTACGGCCGGCTTATCCTCGCGATTGAAAGACGAGCAGGCACAGCTGCGTGCGACGCTGGAAAAGGATTTGAAGGACTCCGCCAATGATATGGCGCAGCTCCTGGCCTCCGTTGCACCCCGCGCCATGTGGGACAGCGACGTGCCAACCCTGTCCGAATTCGCCCGCCGGGCCCAGCGTAATCCCAACGTGTTGTTCGTGGTCTACGACGACGCCACGGGTCAGCACCTGACGCGCTACCTCAACCGGGAAAATCCGATCAACAAGGCCCTGCTGGAAAAAGGCCAGGGCGAGCGGGCGCTGGACAAGGTGCTGGACGCGGCGAAGAACGATCCGTCGGTGTACTACCTCGAAGCCTCGATCAACCCCAATGGCGTGGAAATCGGCAAAGTCCTGATGGGTGTCTCGACCGCTTCGGTGGAAGCCGATGTGGCGGCGCTGGACAAGCGTTTCCTCGCGTTGATCGCCAGCAGCGATGAACTGGTGGGCGACAGCCTCAAAGGCGCGGCGGCTGACAGCGCCACGGCGATGCGTGCGCGGCTGCAGTCGGCGCAGGCTACCGCGTCCGAGATGAAATCCAACACCACTGACACGGTGCAGGAAGCCGCGACCACGTTGCGCTGGCGCATCGGCATGGGCCTGGCGGTCGTAGGTTTCGCTGTGCTGTTGCTGCTCGCGGTGGTGCTGGGGCGTCGAGTGGTCAATCGCTTGAAAATGCTCATCGCCGCCATGGATGACCTGGCCGCGGGCGAGGGCGACCTGACCAAGCGCGTGCAGATCAACAGCAAGGACGAAATTGGCGACATGGCCTCGGCGGTCAATCGTTTCGTGGACAAGTTGCAGCCCATCGTGCGTGAGGCGGGTGATGTGGCCCAGCGCACCGGTGTGGAAATCGGCGCCATGACCTTGCGCAACGCTGGCGCCGATGCGGCGGCCGGCCTACAGCGTGATGAAGTGGCGGAGAGCTTGCGTGCATTGTCGCAGATGGCGGATGACGCTCAGTCGGAAAGCCACGCCATGCAGGCGGCCCTGCAGCAGGTGGTGGACATTCGTTCGGCCACCGATGAAAACACCCGCACTTCGGCCAAGGTCGGCAGCCTGATCGAGGCGTTGGCCGGGCAGGTCGATACCGGCTCGAAAGTCATCGAGCGGCTGGCGCAGCAGAGTGAACAGATTGAAGTGGTGCTGACAGTGATTCACGGGATCGCCGAGCAGACCAACCTGCTGGCGCTGAACGCGGCCATCGAAGCGGCGCGGGCCGGCGAGACCGGTCGCGGGTTTGCGGTGGTGGCTGATGAAGTGCGGGCGCTGGCGAGCAAGACCCAGAGCTCCACGGGCGACATTCAGGCGCATATCGTCGCGCTGCAAGAGGGCGCGCGTGAGGCGGTGGCTGCGATCGGTCAGGCCGGGCGCCAGGCCAGTGAAGGATTGCTGGTGTTGCGTGACAGTGCGCGGTTGCAGCAGTCGGTACAGGCATCTGTCGAGCGGGTGCATTCGGCGATAGGTCTGGCGACTCAGGCAGCGGCCCATCAGGCGCAGGGTGCGCAAGCGGTGCGCGGGCGGGTCGAGACCATCCATGCACAGGCGGAGAAGGCGGCTCAGGCGGTGGTGGAGACTACGGCCAGCGGCAAGGTGCTGGATGGGTTGGCGGCGCAGTTGAAGGCGAGCCTGGGGCAGTTCAGGGCTTAA
- a CDS encoding ATP phosphoribosyltransferase regulatory subunit: MATVDRWLLPDGIEEVLPPEAARIEVARRQVLDLFQSWGYEFVVTPHIEYLESLLTGAGSDLDLRTFKVIDPQSGRQMGFRADITPQVARIDAHTLRREGPSRLCYAGSVLHAQPRALSSSRSPIQLGAELYGDASPSSDVEVISLMLAMLQLADVPDVHMDLGHVGIYRGLARAAGLSGEVEQQLFDALQRKAIDEVITLTEGLPADLSGMLRALVDLCGGREVLSAARERLANAPAPVLAALDDLLAIAERLSTRFPELPLYFDLGELRGYHYHTGVVFAVFVPGVGQSIAQGGRYDDIGADFGRARPATGFSTDLKTLVTLGRADIKLPSGGIWMPDSTDTALWQQVCQLRSEGQRVVQALPGQPLAAAREADCDRQLIQQNGLWQVSPLAS; the protein is encoded by the coding sequence ATGGCAACGGTAGACCGCTGGCTGCTGCCAGATGGCATCGAAGAAGTACTGCCACCAGAAGCGGCGCGCATTGAAGTAGCGCGTCGCCAGGTGTTGGATCTGTTCCAGAGCTGGGGTTACGAGTTTGTCGTGACTCCCCATATCGAGTACCTCGAATCCCTGCTGACCGGCGCGGGCTCGGACCTCGATCTGCGTACCTTCAAGGTCATCGACCCGCAATCGGGCCGGCAGATGGGCTTCCGTGCAGACATCACGCCGCAAGTGGCGCGCATCGATGCGCACACCCTGCGTCGCGAAGGTCCGAGTCGTCTGTGTTATGCCGGTAGCGTGCTGCATGCTCAACCGCGTGCACTGTCGTCCTCGCGTAGCCCGATTCAGTTGGGCGCCGAGTTGTACGGCGATGCGAGCCCGAGCAGCGACGTGGAAGTCATCAGCCTGATGCTGGCCATGCTGCAATTGGCCGACGTGCCGGATGTGCACATGGATCTCGGGCATGTCGGTATCTACCGTGGCCTGGCCCGCGCCGCCGGTTTGTCCGGTGAAGTCGAGCAACAGTTGTTCGATGCATTGCAACGCAAGGCCATCGATGAGGTCATTACTTTGACCGAAGGCTTGCCTGCCGATCTGTCGGGCATGCTGCGAGCGCTGGTCGACCTGTGTGGCGGTCGTGAAGTATTGAGCGCTGCCCGCGAGCGTCTGGCGAATGCACCGGCGCCAGTTTTGGCGGCGCTGGACGATTTGCTGGCAATTGCCGAGCGTCTGTCCACGCGTTTCCCTGAGTTACCGCTGTATTTCGACCTGGGCGAGTTGCGCGGCTACCACTACCACACCGGTGTAGTGTTCGCGGTGTTCGTACCGGGCGTTGGTCAGTCCATTGCCCAGGGCGGTCGTTACGACGACATCGGCGCCGACTTCGGTCGCGCCCGTCCGGCAACCGGCTTCTCCACCGATTTGAAAACCCTGGTGACCCTGGGGCGTGCTGATATCAAGTTACCGTCTGGCGGTATCTGGATGCCGGACAGTACGGATACGGCACTCTGGCAGCAGGTTTGCCAGTTGCGCAGTGAGGGTCAGCGTGTCGTTCAGGCATTGCCTGGGCAACCATTGGCCGCCGCCCGTGAAGCGGACTGCGACCGGCAATTGATTCAGCAGAACGGGCTTTGGCAAGTATCGCCACTGGCTTCTTGA
- the rnr gene encoding ribonuclease R produces MADWQSLDPEAAREAEKYENPIPSRELILQHLADRGSPANREQLVEEFGLTTEDQIEALRRRLRAMERDAQLIYTRRGTYAPVDKLDLILGRISGHRDGFGFLVPDDGSDDLFMSPAQMRLVFDGDRALARVSGLDRRGRREGMIVEVVSRAHETIVGRYFEEGGIGFVVADNPKIQQEVLVTPGRNANAKIGQFVEVKITHWPTPRFQPQGDVVEVVGNYMAPGMEIDVALRTYDIPHVWPEAVLKEAAKLKPEVEEKDKEKRIDLRHLPFVTIDGEDARDFDDAVYCEAKPGKLRLFSGGWKLYVAIADVSSYVKIGSALDNESQVRGNSVYFPERVIPMLPEQLSNGLCSLNPHVDRLAMVCEMTISKSGEMTDYCFYEAVIHSHARLTYNKVSAMLETPKLTEARQLRGEYNDVLPHLKQLYSLYKVLLAARHVRGAIDFETLETRIIFGTERKIAEIRPTVRNDAHKLIEECMLAANVATAEFLKKHEIPALYRVHDGPPPERLEKLRAFLGELGLSLHKGKDGPSPKDYQALLAGIKDRPDFHLIQTVMLRSLSQAVYSADNQGHFGLNYEAYTHFTSPIRRYPDLLTHRAIRSVIHSKMNTPHVRRAGAMTIPKARIYPYDEAILEQLGEQCSMSERRADEATRDVVNWLKCEFMKDRVGESFPGVITAVTGFGLFVELTDIYVEGLVHVTALPGDYYHFDPVHHRLAGERTGRSFRLGDTVEVRVMRVDLDERKIDFEMAEKTISAPIGRKKRGTEKTEPAAKTAAKTAAEPASAKTAGRRPAKEKAVEAYRPSDAAAKNAELRKSRELKQALLSEAKSGGKAASGGKTGRSAPDKAPGGKPAKPSKHRKGPPKAGSAPAAKSGGVRKPKAKS; encoded by the coding sequence ATGGCCGATTGGCAGTCCCTCGATCCCGAGGCCGCTCGTGAAGCGGAAAAATATGAAAACCCTATTCCTAGCCGCGAACTGATCCTTCAGCACCTTGCTGATCGGGGTTCGCCTGCTAACCGCGAGCAGCTGGTCGAAGAGTTTGGTCTGACCACAGAAGACCAGATCGAAGCCCTGCGCCGCCGCCTGCGCGCCATGGAGCGCGACGCTCAACTCATCTATACCCGTCGCGGCACCTATGCGCCGGTGGACAAGCTCGACCTGATCCTGGGCCGCATCAGCGGCCACCGTGACGGCTTCGGCTTCCTGGTCCCGGACGACGGCAGTGACGACCTGTTCATGAGCCCGGCGCAAATGCGCCTGGTGTTCGATGGCGACCGTGCCCTGGCCCGTGTTTCCGGCCTGGATCGTCGCGGTCGCCGCGAAGGCATGATCGTCGAAGTGGTCTCCCGTGCTCACGAAACCATCGTTGGTCGCTACTTCGAAGAGGGCGGTATCGGTTTCGTGGTGGCGGACAATCCGAAGATCCAGCAGGAAGTGCTGGTGACACCGGGCCGCAATGCCAACGCCAAGATCGGTCAGTTCGTCGAAGTGAAGATCACTCACTGGCCGACACCGCGCTTCCAGCCGCAGGGCGACGTGGTTGAGGTCGTGGGGAACTACATGGCGCCTGGCATGGAGATCGATGTTGCCCTGCGCACTTACGATATTCCTCACGTCTGGCCTGAAGCGGTGCTCAAAGAAGCCGCCAAGCTCAAGCCGGAAGTCGAAGAGAAGGACAAAGAGAAGCGCATCGACCTGCGTCATCTGCCGTTCGTCACCATTGACGGCGAAGATGCGCGCGACTTCGACGACGCGGTCTACTGCGAAGCCAAGCCGGGCAAGCTGCGCCTGTTCTCCGGTGGCTGGAAGTTGTACGTGGCGATTGCCGACGTTTCCAGCTACGTGAAAATCGGTTCGGCCCTGGATAACGAATCCCAGGTTCGCGGCAACTCGGTGTACTTCCCCGAGCGCGTGATTCCGATGCTGCCGGAGCAGCTGTCCAACGGCCTGTGCTCGCTGAACCCGCACGTCGATCGCCTGGCCATGGTTTGCGAGATGACCATCTCCAAATCCGGCGAGATGACCGACTATTGCTTCTACGAAGCGGTGATCCACTCTCACGCGCGCCTGACCTACAACAAGGTCAGCGCCATGCTGGAAACGCCGAAACTCACCGAGGCGCGTCAGCTTCGTGGCGAGTACAACGACGTTCTGCCGCACCTCAAGCAGCTTTACTCGCTGTACAAAGTGCTGCTCGCCGCTCGTCACGTGCGTGGCGCGATCGATTTCGAAACCCTGGAAACCCGGATCATCTTCGGCACCGAGCGCAAGATCGCCGAGATCCGCCCGACCGTTCGCAACGACGCCCACAAGCTGATCGAGGAATGCATGCTGGCGGCCAACGTGGCCACCGCCGAATTCCTGAAAAAGCACGAAATTCCTGCGCTGTATCGCGTTCACGATGGCCCGCCACCGGAGCGTCTGGAAAAACTGCGTGCGTTCCTCGGCGAGCTCGGCCTGTCCCTGCACAAAGGCAAGGACGGCCCGTCGCCGAAGGATTACCAGGCATTGCTGGCCGGCATCAAAGACCGTCCCGATTTCCACCTGATCCAGACCGTGATGCTGCGCTCGTTGAGCCAGGCGGTGTACAGCGCCGATAACCAGGGCCACTTCGGCCTGAATTACGAAGCCTATACGCACTTCACCTCGCCGATCCGTCGCTACCCGGACTTGCTCACGCACCGGGCGATCCGCAGCGTCATCCATTCGAAAATGAACACCCCGCACGTTCGCCGTGCCGGCGCGATGACCATTCCGAAGGCGCGCATCTATCCGTACGACGAAGCGATCCTGGAGCAGCTCGGCGAGCAGTGCTCGATGAGCGAGCGCCGCGCCGACGAAGCCACCCGTGACGTGGTGAACTGGCTCAAGTGCGAGTTCATGAAGGACCGCGTAGGCGAGTCGTTCCCGGGTGTGATCACCGCCGTGACCGGTTTCGGCCTGTTCGTCGAGCTGACCGATATCTACGTCGAAGGCCTGGTGCACGTCACCGCGCTGCCGGGCGATTACTACCATTTCGATCCTGTGCATCACCGCCTGGCCGGTGAGCGTACCGGCCGCAGCTTCCGCTTGGGCGACACCGTTGAAGTCCGGGTCATGCGCGTCGACCTCGACGAGCGCAAGATCGACTTCGAGATGGCTGAAAAAACCATCAGCGCGCCGATCGGTCGCAAGAAGCGCGGAACGGAAAAAACCGAGCCAGCCGCCAAGACTGCTGCAAAAACAGCGGCAGAGCCGGCATCGGCGAAAACCGCTGGTCGTCGTCCTGCCAAGGAAAAGGCTGTCGAGGCCTATCGCCCGAGCGATGCCGCGGCGAAAAACGCCGAGTTGCGCAAGAGTCGTGAACTGAAGCAGGCGTTGCTGTCTGAAGCAAAAAGCGGCGGTAAAGCGGCGTCTGGGGGAAAGACCGGACGGTCGGCGCCTGACAAGGCCCCCGGCGGCAAGCCAGCAAAACCGAGCAAGCACCGTAAAGGCCCGCCCAAGGCGGGTTCCGCTCCAGCTGCCAAAAGCGGCGGGGTACGTAAACCTAAGGCCAAGTCATGA
- a CDS encoding adenylosuccinate synthase has product MGKNVVVLGTQWGDEGKGKIVDLLTEHAAAVVRYQGGHNAGHTLVIDGEKTVLHLIPSGVLREGVQCLIGNGVVVAPDALLREIIKLEEKGVPVRERLRISPSCPLILSFHVALDQAREKARGELKIGTTGRGIGPAYEDKVARRGLRVGDLLNMPRFEDKLRELVEYHNFMLVGYYKEPAIEFDKTLAECKEYAELLKPLMLDVTAELHDLRRAGKDIMFEGAQGSLLDIDHGTYPYVTSSNTTAGGVATGSGVGPMFLDYILGITKAYTTRVGSGPFPTELFDEVGAHLAKQGHEFGATTGRARRCGWFDAVILRRAIDVNSISGICLTKLDVLDGLETINICVGYKDAEGNDVAPTDADSYVGLQPVYEEVPGWTESTVGAKTLEELPANARAYIKRVEALIGAPIDIISTGPDRNETIVLRHPFA; this is encoded by the coding sequence ATGGGTAAGAATGTCGTAGTCCTGGGCACCCAATGGGGTGATGAGGGCAAAGGCAAGATCGTTGATCTGCTGACCGAACATGCTGCCGCCGTAGTGCGCTACCAAGGTGGCCACAACGCGGGTCACACCCTGGTGATCGACGGCGAAAAAACCGTCCTGCACCTGATCCCGTCGGGCGTGCTGCGCGAAGGCGTGCAGTGCCTGATCGGCAACGGCGTGGTGGTTGCACCCGACGCCCTGCTGCGGGAAATCATCAAGCTGGAAGAAAAAGGCGTACCGGTGCGCGAGCGCCTGCGTATCAGCCCGTCCTGCCCGCTGATCCTGTCCTTCCACGTAGCGCTGGACCAGGCCCGTGAAAAGGCCCGTGGCGAGCTGAAGATCGGCACCACCGGTCGCGGCATCGGCCCGGCCTACGAAGACAAGGTTGCACGTCGTGGCCTGCGTGTGGGCGACCTGCTCAACATGCCGCGCTTTGAAGACAAGCTGCGTGAGCTGGTGGAATACCACAACTTCATGCTGGTGGGTTACTACAAAGAGCCAGCCATCGAATTCGACAAGACCCTGGCCGAATGCAAAGAATACGCTGAGCTGCTCAAGCCGCTGATGCTGGACGTGACTGCCGAGCTGCACGACCTGCGTCGCGCTGGCAAAGACATCATGTTCGAAGGCGCCCAAGGCTCCCTGCTGGACATCGACCACGGCACCTACCCGTACGTGACCAGCTCCAACACCACCGCTGGCGGCGTAGCTACCGGTTCGGGTGTCGGCCCCATGTTCCTGGACTACATCCTGGGCATCACCAAGGCTTACACCACGCGTGTAGGTTCGGGTCCATTCCCGACGGAGCTGTTCGACGAAGTCGGTGCGCACCTGGCCAAACAAGGTCACGAGTTTGGCGCGACTACCGGCCGTGCTCGTCGTTGTGGCTGGTTCGACGCTGTTATCCTGCGTCGCGCTATCGATGTGAACAGCATCTCGGGCATCTGCCTGACCAAGCTGGACGTGCTCGACGGTCTTGAAACCATCAACATCTGCGTCGGCTACAAAGATGCAGAAGGTAATGACGTTGCCCCGACTGACGCTGACAGTTACGTGGGTCTGCAGCCTGTGTACGAAGAAGTGCCGGGCTGGACCGAATCGACCGTGGGTGCCAAAACCCTGGAAGAGCTGCCAGCCAACGCTCGTGCTTACATCAAGCGGGTTGAAGCGCTGATTGGTGCGCCGATCGACATTATTTCGACGGGCCCGGACCGCAACGAAACCATCGTTCTGCGTCATCCGTTCGCTTGA